One window from the genome of Sphaerotilus microaerophilus encodes:
- a CDS encoding molybdopterin-dependent oxidoreductase, with the protein MKRLVLQTILFALAPMLNKTAGTRPAFRAFLRRHDAVVQIQLKDGSIGRYFDIRGGKVSSTKGLHPNPTVRMVFKDLATALTMMKPNADMGEVVHAAKNFKVMVMGPDALCVWFMQLMNLSQTSALQMGTPQADGSTRCTMMTNGGPLFVFVKAGRILRIMPIEFDATDASSWTLTARGRQLTPRRMATVAAHALAMKSAVYSDKRILTPLRRVDFDPKGERNPHNRGRSGYVPISWDEALDIVAGEIQRQKQVHGPGSMTIAHGSHHQWGNVGYYLSSLLRFGNMIGFTRVAANPDSWEGWYWGAMHHWGHSQRIGVSGNYGTVADCLQHAELMVFWSSDPESTHAAYMGQEGTERRLWAKQLGIEFVHIDPHFNPTAQLLGGRWIPIKPTTDAALAQAIMQVWVVEELYDKDFVAKRTTDFEAWRDHLLGKDDGVPKTPEWQEPETGVPARVVRALARQWASKRTYLAAGAAGGGFGGAGRGATGGQWARCMVMMMAMQGLGKPGVNMGNLECGTPVDHEFYFPGYADGGISGELQWNGNAVNNYQRMPHVITVNPVRQLIPKQQLPEAIIQGQATGYLWDGMATEIQFSPFHYPMPGYPRIHMIYKYGGSFFSTLSDSGRMAQAYRHESIECVVNQSIWMEGEAQFADVILPACTQFERYDIGEWGSGGGYLQHGFNGVNHRVIALQHKCIEPLGESKSDYEIFSLILQRLGLGAMFTEGCSELDWVKRVFDSSDVARHVSWKDFCRKGYFVVPPEKPGLEPAVNFRWFAEDRPKDIAEPQPLPSQWVGPFGKGLQTPTGKIEFLPETLQRADPENPERPVLNRYIPAWEGPRTAELAQRFPLQMVATHSRYSFHTNVDGKNSFTGDIEDHRWRVGGHAYWIVRLNSADALARGIVHHDLVKVFNDRGAVLCAADVSPLVACGVVKSFEASAEYLPVECNGELIDIGGCMNLLTPSRPQMKGTSSMSPNSCLVQVERWTGPVLTAPQAPAPSNAKVSA; encoded by the coding sequence ATGAAGCGACTCGTTCTTCAAACCATCCTCTTCGCCCTAGCGCCGATGTTGAACAAGACGGCCGGAACGCGCCCCGCGTTCCGTGCCTTCCTGAGGCGTCACGACGCGGTCGTGCAGATCCAGCTGAAGGATGGCTCGATCGGCCGCTACTTCGACATTCGTGGCGGGAAGGTCAGTTCTACAAAGGGCCTGCACCCGAACCCGACCGTTCGCATGGTGTTCAAGGACCTCGCCACCGCCCTGACCATGATGAAGCCCAACGCGGACATGGGCGAGGTGGTCCATGCGGCCAAGAACTTCAAGGTCATGGTGATGGGGCCGGATGCGCTGTGCGTGTGGTTCATGCAGTTGATGAACCTGAGCCAGACCTCGGCGTTGCAGATGGGTACGCCGCAGGCGGACGGCTCGACGCGCTGCACGATGATGACCAACGGGGGACCGCTGTTCGTCTTCGTCAAGGCGGGGCGGATCCTGCGCATCATGCCGATCGAGTTCGATGCAACGGACGCATCCTCCTGGACCCTCACCGCCCGCGGCCGCCAGCTCACCCCGCGCCGCATGGCCACTGTGGCGGCCCATGCTCTGGCCATGAAGTCGGCGGTGTACTCCGACAAGCGCATCCTCACACCGCTGCGGCGGGTTGATTTTGATCCGAAGGGCGAGCGCAACCCCCACAACCGAGGTCGCAGCGGCTACGTGCCGATCTCCTGGGACGAGGCGCTGGACATCGTCGCCGGCGAGATCCAACGCCAGAAGCAGGTGCACGGGCCGGGCTCGATGACCATTGCCCACGGCTCGCACCACCAATGGGGCAACGTCGGCTATTACCTGTCCTCGCTGCTGCGCTTCGGCAACATGATCGGTTTCACTCGTGTGGCCGCCAACCCGGACAGCTGGGAGGGCTGGTATTGGGGTGCCATGCACCACTGGGGCCACAGCCAGCGCATCGGCGTCTCGGGCAACTATGGTACGGTGGCGGACTGCCTTCAGCACGCGGAGCTGATGGTGTTCTGGTCCAGCGACCCGGAAAGCACCCATGCTGCCTACATGGGCCAGGAAGGGACCGAGCGGCGCCTGTGGGCCAAGCAACTGGGCATCGAGTTCGTGCACATCGATCCGCACTTCAACCCGACAGCGCAGTTGCTGGGCGGTCGTTGGATTCCGATCAAGCCAACCACGGACGCCGCTCTGGCCCAGGCCATCATGCAGGTCTGGGTGGTCGAGGAACTGTACGACAAGGACTTCGTCGCAAAGCGAACCACCGACTTCGAGGCCTGGCGCGACCATCTGCTCGGCAAGGACGATGGGGTGCCCAAGACGCCGGAATGGCAGGAGCCGGAAACCGGTGTGCCAGCCCGGGTCGTGCGAGCGCTGGCACGCCAATGGGCGAGCAAGCGAACCTACCTGGCGGCCGGCGCTGCCGGCGGGGGATTCGGTGGGGCCGGCCGAGGTGCCACGGGCGGTCAGTGGGCCCGCTGCATGGTCATGATGATGGCCATGCAGGGCCTGGGAAAACCGGGCGTCAACATGGGCAACCTGGAGTGCGGCACGCCGGTGGATCACGAGTTCTATTTCCCGGGCTATGCCGATGGTGGCATCTCAGGAGAGCTGCAGTGGAACGGCAACGCGGTCAACAACTACCAGCGCATGCCCCATGTGATCACGGTGAATCCGGTGCGCCAGCTGATTCCGAAGCAGCAGTTGCCGGAAGCCATCATCCAAGGGCAGGCCACCGGCTACCTCTGGGATGGCATGGCCACCGAGATCCAGTTCTCGCCCTTCCACTACCCGATGCCGGGTTACCCGCGCATCCACATGATCTACAAGTACGGGGGCTCGTTCTTCAGCACACTTAGCGACTCCGGTCGCATGGCGCAGGCCTACCGTCACGAGAGCATCGAATGCGTGGTGAACCAGTCGATCTGGATGGAGGGCGAGGCCCAGTTCGCCGACGTCATCTTGCCGGCGTGCACGCAGTTCGAGCGTTACGACATCGGCGAGTGGGGTTCGGGCGGTGGTTACCTGCAGCACGGATTCAATGGGGTGAACCATCGCGTCATTGCGCTGCAGCACAAGTGCATCGAACCGTTGGGCGAGTCCAAGTCGGACTACGAGATTTTCAGTCTGATCCTGCAGCGCCTGGGTCTGGGCGCGATGTTCACGGAAGGCTGCAGCGAGCTGGACTGGGTCAAACGTGTCTTTGACAGCAGCGACGTGGCCAGGCACGTGAGCTGGAAGGACTTCTGCCGCAAAGGCTACTTCGTGGTCCCGCCTGAGAAGCCCGGCTTGGAGCCGGCAGTGAACTTCCGCTGGTTCGCCGAGGATCGGCCCAAGGACATTGCTGAGCCTCAGCCCTTGCCTTCGCAGTGGGTCGGGCCCTTTGGCAAGGGGCTGCAAACGCCGACCGGAAAGATCGAGTTCCTGCCCGAGACGCTCCAGCGTGCGGATCCGGAGAACCCTGAACGCCCGGTGCTCAACCGCTACATCCCGGCCTGGGAAGGTCCACGCACGGCCGAACTGGCGCAGCGTTTCCCGCTGCAGATGGTCGCCACGCACTCGCGCTACAGCTTCCACACCAACGTGGACGGCAAGAACAGCTTCACCGGCGACATCGAGGATCACCGCTGGCGGGTCGGCGGGCACGCCTACTGGATCGTGCGGCTCAACAGTGCCGATGCGCTGGCCCGTGGCATCGTCCACCACGACCTGGTCAAGGTGTTCAACGACCGCGGTGCGGTGCTTTGCGCGGCCGACGTGTCGCCGCTGGTGGCTTGCGGCGTGGTCAAGTCCTTCGAAGCCAGCGCGGAGTACCTGCCGGTTGAATGCAATGGTGAGCTGATCGACATCGGCGGCTGCATGAACCTGCTGACACCCTCGCGCCCGCAGATGAAGGGCACCAGCAGCATGTCGCCCAACTCCTGTCTGGTACAGGTCGAACGCTGGACCGGGCCGGTGCTGACGGCTCCACAGGCGCCAGCTCCATCGAACGCCAAGGTGTCTGCATGA
- a CDS encoding fumarylacetoacetate hydrolase family protein, which produces MKLARFTANGNAHHAQVGAIQNGRIVALTDLVPGVPDSIRGVLAAGPHLRERLEQALVQHKGGLPLEAVRLEAPVPEAQKFMAIGMNYHDHAEEARRAGVPVPQNQLWFNKQVTCITGPYDPIYKPRVSDKMDYEAELGVVIGKRCRYVGVEDARSVVGGYFVCNDVTARDWQFKSPTYTLGKSFDSHGPIGPWITTDDEIADPHNLTMRLWVNGELRQEANTGGMIYNIWQQIHELSQVMTLEPGDLIATGTCANVGIALGKFLQPGDVVKVEIDSLGFIENRVEAEPIR; this is translated from the coding sequence ATGAAACTTGCTCGATTCACTGCCAACGGCAACGCCCACCATGCCCAGGTCGGCGCGATTCAGAACGGCCGGATCGTGGCCTTGACCGATCTTGTCCCGGGCGTTCCCGACAGCATCCGCGGTGTGCTCGCGGCCGGACCTCATCTGCGCGAAAGGCTGGAGCAGGCGCTCGTCCAACACAAGGGAGGACTTCCTTTGGAAGCCGTTCGTCTGGAGGCGCCGGTCCCCGAGGCCCAGAAGTTCATGGCCATCGGCATGAACTACCACGACCACGCCGAGGAAGCCCGGCGCGCGGGGGTGCCGGTGCCGCAGAACCAGCTCTGGTTCAACAAGCAGGTCACCTGCATCACCGGCCCCTACGACCCGATCTACAAGCCGCGTGTGTCCGACAAGATGGACTACGAGGCCGAACTCGGCGTCGTCATCGGCAAGCGCTGCCGCTACGTCGGTGTCGAGGACGCTCGCTCGGTGGTGGGTGGCTATTTCGTCTGCAACGACGTCACCGCGCGTGACTGGCAGTTCAAGAGCCCCACCTACACGCTGGGCAAGTCCTTCGACAGCCACGGGCCGATCGGCCCCTGGATCACCACCGACGACGAGATCGCCGACCCGCACAACCTGACGATGCGCCTGTGGGTCAACGGCGAACTGCGCCAGGAGGCCAACACCGGCGGGATGATCTACAACATCTGGCAGCAGATCCATGAGCTATCCCAGGTGATGACGCTGGAGCCAGGCGACCTGATCGCCACCGGCACCTGCGCCAACGTCGGCATTGCACTGGGCAAGTTCCTGCAGCCCGGCGATGTGGTGAAGGTCGAGATCGACTCGCTCGGCTTCATCGAGAACCGCGTCGAAGCCGAGCCGATCCGCTGA
- a CDS encoding VOC family protein — MSPIQDIAFVRYQVTDLDGLESFLHDFGLHTVVKSTSALYSRTAGPAHHAHIAELGPENATIGFGLFARSAEDLARVAAKVGRPVEDNPEPGGGLRVRFTDPAGFVVDVIHGQAEHAPLPMREPIAANPAQGRRRLGQPIRLAPAASTLSRLGHLALLVADFPAMYAFYQEVLGFKPSDTYWAGAPGNTIAAFMHCGLGDQWTDHHTLALIGAQDGRSRFDHSAFEVIDLDDLVQGNEFLKSRGHMHSWGVGRHIQGSQLFDYWRDPLGNKVEHWTDGDLVNDSTPVGTAQVSAEELSQWAPDVTPEFFV, encoded by the coding sequence ATGAGCCCCATCCAAGACATCGCTTTCGTCCGGTACCAGGTCACTGACCTGGACGGTCTGGAATCCTTCCTGCACGACTTCGGCCTGCACACGGTGGTGAAGTCCACCAGCGCCCTGTACTCCCGAACGGCGGGGCCGGCGCACCACGCGCACATCGCCGAACTCGGTCCGGAGAACGCCACGATCGGCTTCGGCCTGTTCGCCCGTTCGGCCGAGGATCTGGCGCGGGTCGCCGCCAAGGTGGGTCGCCCGGTCGAGGACAACCCGGAGCCCGGTGGCGGCCTGCGCGTGCGCTTCACCGACCCGGCTGGCTTCGTCGTTGACGTTATTCATGGCCAGGCCGAGCACGCTCCGCTGCCTATGCGTGAGCCCATTGCTGCCAACCCGGCCCAGGGCCGCCGACGCCTCGGCCAACCGATCCGCCTGGCGCCTGCGGCCAGCACACTTTCGCGCCTGGGCCATCTGGCACTGCTGGTGGCGGATTTCCCAGCCATGTATGCCTTCTACCAGGAGGTGCTGGGCTTCAAGCCATCGGACACCTACTGGGCCGGCGCTCCGGGCAACACCATCGCGGCGTTCATGCACTGCGGCTTGGGTGACCAGTGGACCGACCACCACACGCTGGCGCTGATCGGTGCGCAGGACGGGCGCTCGCGCTTCGATCACAGCGCCTTCGAGGTGATCGACCTCGACGATCTGGTGCAGGGCAATGAGTTCCTCAAGTCCCGAGGCCACATGCATTCCTGGGGTGTCGGCCGACACATCCAGGGCAGCCAGCTGTTCGATTACTGGCGCGACCCGCTGGGCAACAAGGTCGAACACTGGACCGACGGCGATCTGGTGAACGACAGCACACCGGTAGGCACGGCTCAAGTCAGCGCCGAGGAGCTCAGCCAGTGGGCGCCCGACGTCACGCCCGAGTTCTTTGTCTGA
- a CDS encoding universal stress protein: MYKHLLVPIDGSATSLGLIDQALAYARATQAHLSFFHACRDLAATGSGAMLLAADPVAYATSAQAPGHALLAKAEAAARAEGLPCDSTLVISDQVADAILEAAERLGCDLVFAASRGRKGFATALSGSVTRQLIEAAQLPVLVTCIDARERLTARYRALSLIRDEHRSLAAVLHGLEHLAQTWRADGPAPDFRLLGAMLFYVEQFPERLHHPKEETQIFARLQARTSQFDTLLQELRAQHRAGGEALRELQAGLIAFERATPGAGERFFEQAQRFIVGQWQHMGVEERLILPAAATQLSDEDWQRIAEAFEGHADPRFRREAGASFEQLFARIAQVAGEAVTTST; this comes from the coding sequence ATGTACAAACACCTGCTCGTTCCGATCGACGGCTCCGCCACGTCGCTGGGCCTGATCGACCAGGCCCTGGCCTATGCACGGGCCACGCAGGCCCACCTGTCGTTTTTCCATGCCTGCCGCGACCTGGCGGCCACCGGCAGCGGCGCCATGCTGCTCGCGGCGGATCCCGTGGCCTACGCGACCAGCGCGCAGGCACCCGGGCATGCCCTGCTGGCCAAAGCGGAAGCCGCTGCTCGTGCCGAAGGGCTGCCCTGCGATTCCACCCTGGTCATCAGCGACCAGGTGGCGGACGCCATCCTGGAGGCCGCTGAGCGTCTGGGCTGCGACCTGGTCTTTGCCGCTTCGCGAGGGCGCAAGGGGTTCGCCACGGCGCTGTCCGGCTCCGTTACGCGCCAGCTCATCGAGGCGGCACAGCTGCCTGTGCTCGTCACCTGCATCGATGCACGGGAGCGATTGACCGCCCGGTACCGCGCCCTCAGCCTCATCCGCGACGAGCACCGCTCCCTGGCGGCGGTGCTGCATGGCCTGGAACATCTGGCGCAGACCTGGCGGGCCGATGGGCCGGCGCCTGACTTCCGCCTGCTGGGTGCCATGCTGTTTTACGTGGAGCAGTTTCCCGAGCGGCTGCATCACCCGAAGGAAGAGACGCAGATCTTCGCCCGGCTGCAGGCGCGCACCTCCCAGTTCGACACCCTGCTGCAGGAGCTGCGTGCCCAGCATCGGGCAGGAGGCGAGGCGCTGCGCGAACTGCAGGCCGGGCTGATCGCTTTCGAGCGGGCCACACCCGGCGCCGGCGAGCGCTTCTTCGAGCAGGCCCAGCGCTTCATCGTTGGCCAGTGGCAGCACATGGGGGTCGAGGAGCGCCTGATCCTCCCGGCTGCCGCAACGCAGCTGTCCGATGAGGACTGGCAGCGCATCGCCGAGGCCTTCGAGGGCCATGCCGATCCCCGGTTCCGGCGCGAGGCCGGAGCGTCCTTCGAGCAGCTTTTTGCCCGCATCGCTCAAGTTGCGGGTGAAGCGGTCACCACTTCCACCTGA
- a CDS encoding efflux RND transporter permease subunit, giving the protein MTVQTVHSDKTSPVVSELSKFDARSGSAVERALFNHRRLVVALCLLVTLILGWQATRLQLSASFEKTIPTAHPYIANYLAHQDELRGLGNALRIAVANPKGSLYDAAYLETLRQLSDEIFLLPGVNRQGMKSLWTPSTRWSGVTEEGLEGGPVIPDGFDGSPASLQRLAANIARSGEVGQLVALDGQSSVIFVPLMAKDAQGRPLDYGQLARSLEDLRAKYQRQGVTIHITGFAKIVGDLIEGVQVVLLFFAATVAIAAAMVYGYTRCLRSTALVVVASLVAVVWQLGLLPTLGYSLDPYSMLVPFLVFAIGMSHGAQKMNGIMQDIGRGTHRLVAARYTFRRLFLAGLTALLADAVGFAVLLVIDIPVIRELAIAASLGVAVLIFTNLILLPILLSYTGVDARAAQRSLRDEQADAQGADKHPLWRWLDRFTQRGPALAAVAVAGLLLVVGIVVGSRLSIGDLDPGAPELRADSRYNRDVAFINGAYGASSDVLAVMVKTPDGGCTRLETVQKVDQLEWSLRQLEGVEDTNTLALLNRRVATGLNEGNPKWYDMLPSQDMVNTVTANAPRGLYNDSCNLLTLYVFLRDHKAETLTRVVQHVEAFAKAHDSEDGRFLLAAGSAGIEAATNMAVKDAWRVMLWLVYGAVLLLAFVTFRSWRAVVVAVLPLVVTSFLAEALMVALGMGVKVATLPVIALGVGIGVDYALYILSVMLARLKEGMSLSEAYYRALLFTGKVVMLTGVTLAIGVITWVASPIKFQADMGILLAFMFVWNMVGALVLIPALAHFLLKPQRAEDLVAQAFGQAPLHADRGA; this is encoded by the coding sequence GTGACTGTTCAGACGGTTCATTCCGACAAGACCTCCCCGGTCGTTTCCGAGCTGTCGAAGTTCGACGCCCGCTCAGGCTCGGCCGTCGAGCGCGCCCTGTTCAACCACCGCCGCCTGGTGGTGGCCCTGTGTCTCTTGGTCACGCTCATCCTGGGCTGGCAGGCCACCCGGTTGCAGTTGTCGGCCAGCTTCGAAAAGACGATTCCGACAGCCCATCCCTACATCGCCAACTACCTGGCGCATCAAGACGAACTGAGAGGCCTGGGCAATGCCCTGCGCATCGCGGTAGCCAACCCGAAGGGCAGCCTCTACGACGCGGCCTACCTGGAAACGCTTCGCCAACTCAGCGACGAGATCTTCCTTCTGCCGGGCGTCAACCGGCAGGGCATGAAGAGTCTGTGGACGCCCTCGACACGCTGGTCCGGCGTCACCGAAGAGGGCCTCGAGGGCGGGCCGGTGATTCCGGACGGTTTTGACGGCTCACCTGCCAGCCTGCAGCGCCTGGCGGCCAACATCGCCCGCTCCGGTGAAGTGGGCCAACTGGTGGCGCTGGATGGCCAGTCCAGTGTGATCTTCGTGCCGCTGATGGCCAAGGATGCCCAGGGCCGGCCACTGGACTACGGTCAGCTGGCTCGCAGCCTGGAGGACCTGCGCGCCAAGTACCAGCGCCAGGGCGTCACGATCCACATCACCGGCTTTGCCAAGATCGTGGGAGACCTGATCGAGGGTGTGCAGGTGGTCCTGCTGTTTTTCGCCGCGACAGTGGCCATCGCCGCCGCCATGGTCTATGGCTACACCCGCTGTCTGCGCTCGACCGCGCTGGTGGTGGTGGCATCCCTGGTGGCCGTGGTCTGGCAGCTGGGGCTGCTGCCCACGCTGGGCTATTCGCTCGATCCGTATTCGATGCTGGTGCCCTTCCTGGTCTTCGCCATCGGCATGAGCCACGGCGCGCAGAAGATGAACGGGATCATGCAGGACATCGGCCGCGGCACGCACCGGCTGGTGGCCGCGCGCTACACCTTCCGCAGGTTGTTCCTGGCCGGGCTGACGGCGTTGCTGGCCGACGCGGTGGGCTTCGCGGTGCTGCTGGTCATCGATATCCCGGTGATCCGTGAGCTGGCCATTGCCGCCTCGCTGGGGGTAGCGGTGCTGATCTTCACCAACCTGATCCTGCTGCCCATCCTGCTGTCCTACACCGGGGTGGACGCCCGGGCCGCCCAGCGCAGCCTGCGCGACGAGCAGGCCGATGCACAAGGCGCGGACAAGCACCCGCTGTGGCGCTGGCTCGACCGATTCACACAGCGCGGGCCTGCACTCGCCGCGGTGGCCGTGGCCGGCTTGTTGCTCGTGGTCGGCATCGTGGTGGGCTCGCGCCTGTCGATCGGCGACCTGGATCCGGGCGCACCGGAGCTGCGCGCCGACAGCCGCTACAACCGCGACGTCGCCTTCATCAACGGGGCCTACGGGGCATCGAGCGACGTGCTGGCCGTCATGGTCAAGACGCCGGACGGGGGTTGCACCCGGCTCGAAACAGTCCAGAAGGTCGACCAGCTGGAGTGGAGCCTGCGCCAGCTCGAAGGCGTGGAAGACACCAACACCCTGGCGCTGCTGAACCGGCGTGTGGCCACCGGGCTGAACGAGGGCAACCCGAAGTGGTACGACATGTTGCCCAGCCAGGACATGGTCAACACCGTGACCGCCAACGCGCCGCGTGGCCTGTACAACGACAGCTGCAACCTGCTGACCCTGTACGTCTTCCTGCGCGACCACAAGGCGGAAACACTCACCCGTGTGGTGCAGCACGTGGAAGCCTTTGCCAAGGCCCATGACAGCGAGGACGGCCGCTTTCTGCTGGCGGCGGGTTCGGCCGGCATCGAGGCGGCCACCAACATGGCGGTCAAGGACGCCTGGAGGGTGATGCTCTGGCTGGTCTACGGCGCGGTGCTGCTGCTGGCCTTCGTCACCTTCCGCTCCTGGCGCGCGGTGGTCGTGGCGGTGTTGCCGCTGGTCGTCACCTCCTTCCTGGCCGAGGCGCTGATGGTGGCGCTGGGCATGGGGGTCAAGGTGGCCACGCTGCCGGTCATCGCGCTGGGTGTGGGCATCGGCGTGGACTATGCGCTGTACATCCTCTCCGTGATGCTGGCGCGGCTGAAGGAGGGCATGAGCCTGTCCGAGGCGTACTACCGGGCGCTGCTGTTCACCGGCAAGGTGGTGATGCTCACCGGCGTCACGCTGGCCATCGGTGTCATCACCTGGGTGGCCAGCCCTATCAAGTTCCAGGCCGACATGGGCATCCTGCTGGCGTTCATGTTCGTCTGGAACATGGTGGGCGCCCTGGTGCTGATCCCGGCGCTGGCCCATTTCCTCCTCAAGCCGCAACGTGCTGAGGACCTGGTGGCCCAGGCCTTTGGTCAGGCCCCGCTTCACGCCGACCGGGGTGCCTGA
- a CDS encoding WD40/YVTN/BNR-like repeat-containing protein has translation MKCSESLGLGLLAWGCACVVYAADPVGDKVAGLAGKFAAIERPALVVKTPEKAVLLSGIALGSRLVAVGERGLVVWSDDGGKRWQQAKSVPTSVTLTAVKAMPDGTLFVTGHGGVLLRSQDQGLTWVRVTQGARLAAAAAARADELVTAAEPNAERIRRDATRLEADGPDKPLFDIAFKDNRRGMAVGAYNLAFITDDGGATWRSVMDRLDNPKALHLYAVAMQGDSWLIAGEQGLLLRSKDGGRSFTRLTSPYQGSWFAVASQGPGRWVLAGLRGHAFVSQDDGNSWQPLEGATPASLVAVLPRADGSLLFTSQAGQLLVARDGAALRVLPTPTLPPLAYSLLTGQGDFIALGYAGAVRLPGVSK, from the coding sequence ATGAAGTGCTCTGAGTCACTCGGGCTGGGCCTGCTCGCCTGGGGCTGTGCCTGCGTCGTGTACGCGGCCGATCCGGTCGGCGACAAGGTCGCTGGCCTTGCAGGCAAGTTCGCCGCCATCGAGCGGCCGGCCCTGGTCGTGAAGACGCCGGAGAAGGCTGTTCTGCTGTCGGGTATCGCGCTGGGCAGCCGACTGGTGGCGGTCGGTGAGCGGGGGCTGGTGGTGTGGTCGGACGACGGTGGCAAGCGCTGGCAACAGGCCAAGTCCGTGCCGACCAGCGTGACGCTCACGGCAGTCAAGGCCATGCCCGACGGCACGCTGTTTGTGACGGGCCACGGCGGCGTGCTTCTGCGCTCGCAGGACCAGGGCCTCACCTGGGTGCGGGTGACTCAGGGCGCCCGTCTTGCGGCCGCGGCCGCGGCCCGTGCTGATGAACTGGTCACCGCCGCTGAGCCAAATGCCGAGCGCATTCGCCGCGATGCCACTCGTCTGGAGGCCGATGGGCCAGACAAGCCCCTGTTCGACATCGCCTTCAAGGACAACCGGCGGGGCATGGCGGTGGGCGCCTACAACCTGGCCTTCATCACGGACGATGGCGGGGCCACCTGGCGCAGCGTCATGGACCGGCTCGACAACCCGAAAGCACTGCACCTGTATGCCGTGGCCATGCAGGGCGACAGTTGGCTGATTGCTGGAGAACAGGGCCTGTTGCTGCGCTCGAAAGATGGTGGACGCAGTTTCACGCGTCTGACCAGTCCCTATCAGGGCAGCTGGTTCGCCGTAGCCAGCCAGGGGCCTGGCCGCTGGGTGCTGGCGGGTTTGCGCGGACACGCTTTCGTCTCCCAGGATGACGGGAACTCCTGGCAACCCCTGGAGGGCGCAACGCCCGCCTCGCTGGTCGCCGTGCTGCCGCGGGCCGATGGTTCGCTGCTGTTCACCAGTCAGGCGGGCCAGCTCCTGGTGGCCCGTGACGGTGCTGCCTTGCGGGTACTGCCCACACCCACGCTGCCACCGCTAGCGTACTCCCTTCTGACGGGCCAGGGTGATTTCATTGCGCTGGGCTATGCCGGTGCCGTCCGTCTTCCCGGAGTTTCCAAGTGA
- a CDS encoding DUF3237 domain-containing protein: MTLQFRHAFRLDVDLRPAVEVGPTYVGMRRVIPITGGRFSGERIRGVILPGGADWNVIRPDGITHVWARYEIQADDGAVISVINEGLGRVSPEQMAHIFSGNSAQVRDWYTRTTPKFETAAPQHRWLNESIFVGDLLPPTDNPWAVSIEVYEVL; this comes from the coding sequence ATGACGTTGCAGTTTCGTCACGCCTTCCGCCTCGATGTGGATCTGCGTCCCGCCGTGGAAGTGGGTCCGACCTACGTCGGCATGCGACGGGTGATCCCGATCACCGGTGGGCGGTTCTCCGGGGAGCGCATCCGCGGCGTGATCCTGCCAGGTGGCGCTGACTGGAACGTCATCCGCCCGGACGGCATCACCCACGTCTGGGCGCGCTACGAAATCCAGGCCGATGACGGGGCGGTGATCTCGGTCATCAACGAGGGGCTCGGTCGGGTCAGTCCGGAGCAGATGGCGCACATCTTCTCGGGCAACTCGGCGCAGGTGCGTGACTGGTACACGCGCACGACGCCGAAGTTCGAGACCGCTGCCCCACAGCACCGCTGGCTCAACGAGTCGATCTTCGTCGGTGACCTGCTGCCGCCGACCGACAACCCCTGGGCCGTTTCGATCGAAGTGTATGAAGTGCTCTGA